A portion of the Clostridium gelidum genome contains these proteins:
- a CDS encoding VanW family protein, protein MEKGTGKRAQASRKTAKKQKNIRIAIVAFVVIVAAALSAYSLSIKGVVKEWDNKIYPGVTVQDVDLGGMTKEEAKNKLTETFEAAIGNKKLSIIAGDKQYELIYSDIMPKCDIDGTVEQAYKFGKESGIFKKYRAIKNSDNEKNQISLGFSYDEEKLKAYEEKLQKDVTQSAKDATISIEKDKIVVKAGIEGKTINLDKLDNQLKDNINGELDSKDNVTVDLETTKPRVTKEDLSKIKNVMGTFSSSYGTSAAGRSNNIEIATAAINGTVVMPGETFSFNDIVGPRTVERGYQEAGTYVGNKVEPGIGGGICQVSTTIYRAAMKSNLRSVERTNHSMVVGYAQPGLDATVSYGYLDYKFKNTYDFPIFIQGSTIGKVMTYNIYGDTSALNGKTYDMANEITETIPPETKVVPDITLPEGKEVSEGTGMTGYKAKSYQITYENGVEIKRDVVSTDNYASVGIVVKKGTKPAASVTPSPAAPVTTEKPSATASAPAVIPPPTVKPAQ, encoded by the coding sequence GTGGAAAAGGGAACTGGCAAAAGAGCACAAGCTTCCAGGAAGACTGCTAAAAAACAAAAGAATATTAGGATAGCAATAGTAGCATTTGTAGTAATAGTAGCTGCAGCATTATCTGCATATTCATTATCAATAAAAGGTGTAGTTAAGGAGTGGGATAATAAGATATATCCTGGGGTAACTGTACAAGATGTGGATCTTGGAGGTATGACTAAAGAAGAAGCAAAAAATAAGCTTACTGAAACATTTGAGGCAGCTATAGGTAATAAAAAATTATCTATAATTGCAGGGGACAAGCAATACGAACTTATTTATTCAGATATAATGCCAAAATGTGATATAGATGGAACAGTAGAACAAGCTTATAAATTTGGAAAAGAAAGTGGAATTTTCAAGAAATACAGAGCGATAAAAAATTCAGATAATGAAAAGAATCAGATTTCATTAGGATTTTCTTATGATGAAGAAAAGTTAAAAGCATATGAAGAAAAATTACAAAAAGATGTTACACAATCAGCTAAGGATGCTACTATTAGCATAGAAAAAGATAAAATAGTTGTTAAAGCTGGAATAGAAGGAAAAACAATAAATTTAGACAAGTTAGATAATCAATTAAAAGACAACATAAATGGGGAACTTGATTCTAAGGATAACGTAACAGTTGATTTAGAAACAACAAAACCAAGAGTAACTAAAGAAGACTTATCGAAAATAAAGAATGTAATGGGTACTTTTTCATCAAGCTATGGTACATCAGCAGCAGGAAGAAGTAATAATATAGAAATAGCAACTGCAGCAATAAATGGAACTGTGGTTATGCCAGGAGAGACATTTAGTTTCAACGATATTGTAGGACCAAGAACAGTTGAAAGAGGATATCAAGAAGCTGGAACATATGTAGGGAATAAGGTGGAACCAGGAATTGGTGGTGGTATATGTCAAGTATCTACTACTATTTATAGGGCAGCAATGAAATCTAATTTAAGATCTGTTGAAAGAACAAATCACTCTATGGTAGTAGGCTATGCTCAGCCGGGCCTTGATGCAACAGTTTCTTATGGTTATTTAGATTACAAGTTTAAAAATACTTATGATTTCCCTATTTTTATTCAAGGAAGTACTATAGGTAAAGTAATGACTTATAATATATATGGAGATACTTCTGCATTAAACGGGAAAACATATGATATGGCAAATGAAATTACTGAAACTATACCACCTGAAACTAAGGTAGTACCGGATATTACTTTACCAGAAGGAAAAGAAGTCAGCGAAGGCACCGGGATGACGGGATATAAAGCAAAATCCTATCAAATCACTTATGAAAATGGAGTAGAAATAAAAAGAGATGTTGTATCAACAGATAATTATGCAAGTGTTGGAATAGTGGTTAAAAAAGGAACAAAACCAGCTGCATCAGTAACTCCCTCACCAGCAGCACCGGTAACAACGGAAAAACCATCTGCTACAGCGTCAGCACCAGCAGTAATACCACCACCAACAGTAAAACCAGCACAATAA
- a CDS encoding tRNA (cytidine(34)-2'-O)-methyltransferase translates to MNLNIVLYNPEIPQNTGNIARTCVLTDSKLHLIKPLGFEISDKQVRRAGLDYWKDLELEIHESYEDFINKYGDKRIFLATTHGGTHFDEIAFEEGDFIMFGKESSGVPEDVHNRHTGLRVPMIKSSTRSLNLSNTAAIVAYEALRQMGFPNMK, encoded by the coding sequence TTGAATTTAAATATAGTATTATATAACCCAGAAATACCTCAAAATACAGGTAATATTGCGAGAACTTGCGTTCTTACAGATAGTAAATTGCATTTAATAAAACCATTAGGATTTGAAATAAGTGATAAACAAGTTAGAAGAGCAGGTTTAGATTATTGGAAAGATTTAGAATTGGAAATACATGAAAGCTATGAAGATTTTATAAATAAATACGGAGATAAAAGAATATTTTTAGCAACTACTCATGGTGGAACTCATTTTGATGAAATTGCATTTGAAGAGGGCGATTTTATAATGTTTGGAAAAGAATCTAGTGGGGTTCCAGAAGATGTGCATAATAGACATACTGGACTTAGAGTTCCGATGATAAAATCAAGTACTAGAAGTTTGAATTTGTCAAATACAGCAGCTATAGTAGCTTATGAAGCTTTAAGACAAATGGGATTTCCTAATATGAAATAA
- a CDS encoding DegV family protein: protein MEKIKIITDSTADLSKELYEKYDIEVLPLLINFGEESYLDGVEINPQKVFERIEKDDVLPTTAQVIPNRFIESYKKNLSEGYKIISIHMSSAMSGTYQSACIAKEALETQDIVVVDSQNVTAALGILVIKAAKLKEKGYKIAKMQEELNIIREKIRVSIYFDSLEYLVRGGRISKTAGIVGGMLGIKLILEIKDGLMAVKDKLRGNKKSIKKIISDLENAHLDEEVPVILIDVNNIEIKEALREHMKNNKVNFVECPVGSTVSIHSGPGCCGLVFLNK from the coding sequence ATGGAAAAGATAAAAATCATAACAGATAGTACTGCTGATTTATCTAAAGAATTATATGAGAAGTATGATATAGAAGTATTACCATTATTAATAAACTTTGGCGAAGAAAGTTATTTAGATGGAGTTGAAATAAATCCCCAGAAAGTATTTGAAAGAATAGAAAAGGATGATGTACTTCCAACTACAGCTCAAGTAATTCCAAATAGGTTTATTGAATCATATAAGAAAAACTTAAGTGAAGGATATAAAATTATATCAATTCATATGTCTTCTGCAATGAGTGGAACATATCAATCAGCATGCATAGCAAAGGAAGCACTAGAAACTCAAGATATAGTTGTTGTTGATTCTCAAAATGTTACAGCAGCACTTGGAATTCTAGTTATAAAAGCAGCTAAGCTTAAAGAAAAAGGATATAAGATTGCAAAAATGCAAGAGGAACTAAATATTATTAGAGAAAAAATAAGGGTTTCAATTTATTTTGATTCTTTAGAGTATCTTGTTAGAGGTGGAAGAATTTCTAAAACAGCTGGTATAGTTGGTGGTATGCTTGGAATAAAGTTAATTCTGGAAATAAAAGATGGTCTTATGGCTGTAAAAGATAAACTTAGAGGAAATAAAAAATCAATTAAAAAGATTATTAGTGATTTAGAAAATGCACATTTAGATGAGGAAGTACCAGTTATATTAATTGATGTAAATAATATTGAAATTAAAGAAGCACTTAGAGAACATATGAAAAACAATAAAGTTAATTTTGTTGAATGTCCAGTTGGGTCAACTGTAAGTATACATTCAGGACCAGGATGTTGTGGATTAGTATTTTTAAACAAATAA
- the rpoN gene encoding RNA polymerase factor sigma-54, with amino-acid sequence MNLDYRMKMTQEQRLILTQNMQQSIKLLQMSLHDLREYIDNEYSENPVLEMNEEIISYDDAQANEEMQTEDRYDHKKIVEELYSDNYKDRSEKSYSGEDISPLNFIEKKLSLKDYLQEQLVEVNIDQYTLTICQYIVESLDNRGYLEISIEELAEELNISEEEVEKALKLVQSLEPYGIGARNIKECLLIQSLKLNILDNIIEQMILNHLENVADNKYEVVGKDLNISPREAQRYGDLIKKLEPKPSRGFYTGEEVNYIIPDAEIKNIDGEFFILMNESVLPRLMINKTYKDVLQNNQDSETNAYVKDKINQALFLIKSIEQRKNTLHRVLECVIDKQKDFFKFGKQYIKPLMLKEVAEILEVHDSTVSRAIKDKYVLTNYGTVKIKDLFASGVSSNNNDDDMATIKIKNEIKRIIDEENKGKPLSDQIISSMLGEKNINISRRTVAKYREEIGIKASSMRKRL; translated from the coding sequence ATGAATTTGGATTATAGGATGAAGATGACGCAAGAACAGAGATTAATATTAACGCAAAATATGCAACAATCAATAAAGCTTTTACAAATGTCTCTTCATGATTTAAGGGAATATATTGACAATGAGTATTCTGAAAATCCTGTTTTAGAAATGAATGAGGAAATAATTTCATATGATGATGCACAAGCAAATGAAGAAATGCAGACAGAAGATAGATATGATCATAAGAAAATAGTTGAAGAATTATATTCTGACAATTATAAAGATAGATCAGAAAAAAGTTACTCTGGAGAAGATATTTCGCCACTAAATTTCATTGAAAAAAAGTTATCACTAAAGGATTATTTGCAGGAACAATTAGTTGAAGTGAATATAGATCAATATACGCTAACTATCTGCCAATATATTGTTGAATCATTAGATAATAGAGGCTATTTAGAAATATCAATAGAAGAACTTGCAGAAGAATTAAATATATCAGAAGAAGAAGTTGAAAAAGCTTTAAAATTAGTTCAATCATTGGAACCATATGGTATAGGAGCTAGAAATATCAAAGAATGCCTGCTTATTCAGAGTTTAAAGTTGAATATTTTAGATAACATAATAGAGCAAATGATTTTAAATCATTTAGAAAATGTTGCAGATAACAAATATGAAGTAGTTGGAAAGGATCTTAACATATCACCAAGGGAAGCACAGAGATATGGAGATTTAATTAAGAAATTAGAGCCTAAACCATCACGCGGATTTTATACAGGGGAAGAAGTTAATTACATAATTCCAGATGCTGAAATAAAAAACATAGATGGTGAATTTTTTATTTTAATGAATGAAAGTGTTTTACCTAGACTTATGATAAATAAAACTTATAAAGATGTCTTGCAAAATAATCAAGATTCAGAAACAAATGCGTATGTTAAAGATAAAATAAATCAAGCATTGTTTTTAATTAAATCAATAGAGCAAAGAAAGAATACATTACATAGGGTTTTAGAATGCGTAATTGATAAACAAAAGGATTTCTTTAAATTTGGTAAGCAATATATAAAACCTTTAATGTTAAAAGAAGTTGCAGAAATACTCGAAGTTCATGACTCTACAGTAAGCAGAGCAATTAAAGATAAGTATGTATTAACAAATTACGGAACTGTAAAAATAAAAGACTTATTTGCAAGTGGAGTATCTTCAAATAATAATGATGATGATATGGCAACTATAAAAATAAAAAATGAGATAAAGAGAATAATTGACGAAGAGAATAAAGGTAAACCTCTTTCAGATCAAATAATAAGTTCTATGTTAGGTGAGAAAAATATAAATATATCACGTAGAACAGTTGCTAAATACAGAGAAGAAATAGGAATTAAAGCTTCTTCTATGAGAAAAAGACTTTAG